One segment of Amycolatopsis alba DSM 44262 DNA contains the following:
- the ftsE gene encoding cell division ATP-binding protein FtsE has translation MIRLEEVSKVYKTSTRPALERVSVEIDKGEFVFLIGPSGSGKSTFLRLLLREEVPSKGRVMVSNFDVAKLARRRVPRLRQTIGCVFQDFRLLSNKTVAENVAFALEVIGKPRPTIRKVVPEVLELVGLDGKADRLPNELSGGEQQRVAIARAFVNRPLVLLADEPTGNLDPDTSQDIMLLLERINRTGTTVLMATHDHSIVDSMRRRVVELQLGKVIRDDARGVYGIGR, from the coding sequence GTGATCCGGCTCGAAGAGGTTTCCAAGGTCTACAAGACCTCGACCCGTCCCGCCCTCGAAAGGGTGTCGGTCGAGATCGACAAAGGTGAGTTCGTCTTCCTGATCGGTCCCTCGGGATCCGGCAAGTCGACCTTCCTGCGTCTCCTGCTGCGCGAAGAGGTGCCGAGCAAGGGTCGCGTCATGGTCTCCAACTTCGACGTCGCCAAGCTCGCCCGTCGCCGGGTGCCGCGGCTGCGGCAGACCATCGGCTGCGTCTTCCAGGACTTCCGGCTGCTGTCGAACAAGACGGTCGCCGAGAACGTCGCCTTCGCGCTCGAAGTCATCGGCAAGCCGCGTCCCACGATCCGCAAGGTCGTGCCCGAGGTTCTCGAACTCGTCGGCCTCGACGGCAAGGCCGACCGCCTCCCCAACGAACTGTCCGGTGGTGAGCAGCAGCGTGTCGCGATCGCCCGCGCGTTCGTGAACCGCCCGCTCGTGCTGCTCGCCGACGAACCGACCGGGAACCTGGACCCCGACACCAGCCAGGACATCATGTTGCTGCTGGAGCGGATCAACCGCACCGGCACGACGGTGCTGATGGCCACCCACGACCATTCGATCGTGGACTCGATGCGGCGCAGGGTCGTCGAGCTTCAGCTCGGCAAGGTCATCCGTGACGACGCCCGAGGCGTCTACGGCATCGGCCGCTGA
- the ftsX gene encoding permease-like cell division protein FtsX produces the protein MRASFVFSEVVTGLRRNVTMTIAMVLTTAVSLAMLGFGLLAVGTIDKMKANFLADVEVSVYLVNDISSGDPNCSQSACQSLRQDLQANDGVESVVFENREQSYERFKKMFESQPELLALTGPEALPASLHVKLKNPERSQAIIQEYTGKPGVSKVDDQQKALDRVFNALNGVRNLAFGAALIMAIAALLLIANTIQVSAFTRRTEVGIMRLVGATRWYTQLPFLLEAVVAGLVGAIIGIVFLVLTKVLLLDLVLTGDVFPAVGMLELLFPVAPILLAVSVIISAITGYVTLRLYVRH, from the coding sequence ATGCGCGCCAGTTTCGTCTTCAGCGAGGTAGTCACCGGCTTGCGCCGGAACGTCACGATGACCATCGCGATGGTCCTCACCACCGCGGTCTCCCTCGCCATGCTCGGCTTCGGTCTGCTGGCCGTCGGAACGATCGACAAGATGAAGGCCAACTTCCTCGCCGACGTCGAGGTTTCGGTCTATCTGGTCAACGACATCAGCTCGGGTGACCCGAACTGCTCGCAGTCGGCCTGCCAGTCGCTGCGCCAGGACCTGCAGGCCAACGACGGCGTCGAGTCGGTCGTGTTCGAGAACCGCGAGCAGTCCTACGAGCGGTTCAAGAAGATGTTCGAGAGCCAGCCGGAACTGCTCGCGCTGACCGGCCCGGAGGCGCTGCCCGCGTCGCTCCACGTCAAGCTGAAGAACCCCGAGCGCAGCCAGGCGATCATCCAGGAGTACACCGGCAAACCCGGCGTCAGCAAGGTCGACGACCAGCAGAAGGCACTGGACCGCGTGTTCAACGCGCTCAACGGTGTGCGGAACCTGGCGTTCGGCGCCGCGCTGATCATGGCCATCGCCGCGCTGCTGCTGATCGCCAACACGATCCAGGTGTCGGCGTTCACCCGGCGCACCGAGGTCGGCATCATGCGGCTGGTCGGCGCGACCCGGTGGTACACGCAGCTGCCGTTCCTCCTGGAGGCGGTGGTCGCCGGCCTTGTCGGTGCGATCATCGGGATCGTCTTCCTCGTGCTCACCAAGGTGCTGTTGCTCGACCTGGTGCTCACCGGTGACGTGTTCCCCGCGGTCGGCATGCTCGAATTGCTGTTCCCGGTGGCGCCGATCCTGCTCGCCGTCTCGGTCATCATTTCGGCGATCACCGGCTATGTGACGCTGCGCCTGTACGTGCGCCACTAG
- the smpB gene encoding SsrA-binding protein SmpB: MPKERGHKVIVSNRKARHDYSILDTYEAGLVLVGTEVKSLREGRASLADAFATVDDGEVWLRNVHIPEYVQGTWTNHTPRRTRKLLLHRQEIEKLIGKTKESGLSLVPLAMYFKDGKVKVEIALAKGKKSYDKRQDIAKRDADRTISRAMGRALKGRYND; the protein is encoded by the coding sequence ATGCCCAAGGAACGTGGACACAAGGTGATCGTGTCGAACCGCAAGGCTCGCCACGATTACTCCATCCTCGACACCTACGAAGCCGGTCTCGTGCTCGTCGGTACCGAGGTGAAGAGCCTGCGTGAAGGACGGGCATCACTCGCCGACGCGTTCGCCACGGTGGACGACGGCGAAGTCTGGCTGCGCAACGTGCACATCCCGGAGTACGTGCAGGGCACCTGGACGAACCACACGCCGCGGCGCACCCGGAAACTGCTGCTGCACCGCCAGGAGATCGAGAAGCTCATCGGCAAGACCAAGGAGAGCGGGCTCTCGCTGGTCCCGCTGGCGATGTACTTCAAGGACGGCAAGGTCAAGGTCGAGATCGCGCTGGCGAAGGGCAAGAAGTCCTACGACAAGCGTCAGGACATCGCCAAGCGGGACGCGGACCGCACCATCAGCCGGGCCATGGGCCGGGCGCTGAAGGGCCGGTACAACGATTGA
- a CDS encoding amidohydrolase family protein, whose product MIHGPASDAEIPEWISALGIDGLVDLHLHFLPKPVMDKVWAYFDQAEEHYGMAWPVYYRTSEEERVETLRSFGVRRFAPLVYPHKPGMAEWLTSWALEFAERVPDAVPTGTFYPEPSALSVVDNALRAGARCFKAHVQVGAYDPRDELLDGVWGALADAGVPVVVHCGHGPLKGAYTGLRLFEEILVRHPNLTLVLAHAGMPEIDFAFELARKYPRVYLDTTMVGVEFTLRGNPLPPDWTDLLAQFPDRVVLGTDFPNIPYSYATQLQAIAGWAADDRLGEPFLRAVLHDTPAKLLSV is encoded by the coding sequence TTGATCCACGGGCCAGCCTCGGACGCCGAGATCCCCGAGTGGATCTCGGCGCTGGGCATCGACGGGCTCGTGGACCTGCACCTGCACTTCCTGCCGAAGCCGGTCATGGACAAGGTGTGGGCCTATTTCGACCAGGCCGAGGAGCACTACGGCATGGCCTGGCCGGTGTATTACCGCACGTCGGAGGAAGAGCGCGTCGAAACCCTGCGCTCGTTCGGCGTGCGCAGGTTCGCGCCGCTGGTCTATCCGCACAAGCCGGGGATGGCCGAATGGCTGACGTCCTGGGCGCTGGAGTTCGCCGAACGCGTCCCGGACGCCGTGCCGACCGGCACGTTCTATCCGGAACCGTCCGCACTGTCCGTTGTGGACAACGCGCTGCGCGCCGGCGCCCGCTGTTTCAAGGCGCACGTCCAGGTCGGCGCCTACGACCCGCGTGACGAGCTGCTGGACGGCGTCTGGGGCGCGCTGGCGGACGCGGGTGTCCCGGTGGTCGTCCACTGTGGACACGGTCCGTTGAAGGGCGCCTACACCGGGCTACGGTTGTTCGAAGAGATCCTCGTGCGGCATCCGAACCTGACCCTGGTGCTCGCGCACGCAGGCATGCCGGAGATCGATTTCGCGTTCGAGCTGGCCCGGAAGTATCCGCGCGTGTACCTCGACACCACCATGGTCGGGGTGGAGTTCACCCTGCGCGGCAACCCGCTCCCGCCGGACTGGACGGATCTGCTGGCGCAGTTCCCGGATCGCGTCGTGCTCGGCACCGACTTCCCCAACATCCCGTACTCCTACGCCACACAGCTGCAGGCGATCGCCGGCTGGGCAGCCGACGATCGCCTGGGTGAGCCTTTTCTGCGGGCGGTGCTGCACGACACCCCCGCGAAGCTGCTCAGCGTTTGA
- a CDS encoding acyltransferase family protein produces the protein MHTSGKQGRDRFLDIVRAVAILAVVVQHWGMPVLSYADGKLSTGNALATPGWWVVTWLSQVMPLVFFAGGAANLISLSRAESSRSWLAARLKRLMIPVLPLVAVWLFVPDILRGMGIPEQPLQVGGAIAAQLLWFLAVYVLTVLLTPMLAAAHRRWGLKVPIVMLAAAVLVDVARFNDLGLIGFANAVFVWMAVHQLGFHYTQGRLGSLSRNAALGMASIGFGITALMVAFGPYPASMIGMPGAPVSNMSPPTVLLAFLAIGQIGLLLAFKPQLNAFAARPNLDAALKWIGPRFMSVYLWHMPALIVVSGIAVYGLGYETPEPGSVLWLTMLPAWLGACGMVLLGLLRLFARFETQASGPASTAQTPQLVLAGLAIAGGLLGLAAHGFAPLSDGIAQGPVPWVALATGGFLLAGKQIPVTDLGARLLGRAVSVTEVAQLKR, from the coding sequence ATGCACACAAGCGGGAAACAGGGCCGGGACAGGTTCCTGGACATCGTCCGAGCGGTCGCGATCCTCGCGGTCGTCGTCCAGCACTGGGGTATGCCGGTGCTCTCCTACGCCGACGGGAAGCTGTCCACCGGGAACGCGCTCGCGACGCCTGGCTGGTGGGTCGTCACCTGGCTTTCGCAGGTCATGCCTCTCGTCTTTTTCGCGGGCGGCGCGGCGAACCTGATCTCCCTGTCCCGCGCGGAAAGTTCCCGCTCCTGGCTCGCGGCCCGCCTCAAGCGGCTGATGATCCCGGTGCTGCCGCTGGTGGCCGTCTGGCTGTTCGTCCCGGACATCCTGCGCGGGATGGGCATCCCGGAGCAGCCACTGCAGGTCGGTGGCGCGATCGCCGCCCAGCTGCTGTGGTTCCTGGCCGTGTACGTGCTCACCGTGCTGCTCACCCCGATGCTGGCCGCGGCGCACCGCCGCTGGGGTCTCAAGGTCCCGATCGTGATGCTCGCCGCCGCCGTGCTCGTCGACGTCGCCCGCTTCAACGACCTCGGCCTGATCGGTTTCGCGAACGCCGTCTTCGTCTGGATGGCCGTGCACCAGCTCGGTTTCCACTACACACAGGGCCGACTCGGGTCGCTGAGCCGCAATGCCGCGCTGGGCATGGCAAGTATCGGATTCGGGATCACCGCGCTGATGGTCGCCTTCGGCCCGTACCCGGCCAGCATGATCGGCATGCCGGGCGCCCCGGTGTCGAACATGAGCCCGCCGACCGTGCTGCTCGCCTTCCTCGCGATCGGCCAGATCGGGCTCCTGCTGGCCTTCAAACCGCAGCTGAACGCCTTTGCCGCCCGACCGAACCTCGACGCCGCCCTGAAGTGGATCGGCCCGCGGTTCATGAGTGTCTACCTGTGGCACATGCCGGCGCTGATCGTCGTGTCCGGTATCGCGGTCTACGGCCTGGGGTACGAAACGCCCGAACCGGGTTCCGTGCTGTGGCTGACGATGCTCCCGGCCTGGCTCGGCGCCTGCGGGATGGTGCTTCTCGGTCTCCTGCGGCTCTTCGCCCGCTTCGAAACGCAGGCGTCCGGCCCGGCCTCGACCGCTCAGACGCCTCAGCTCGTCCTGGCCGGACTGGCGATCGCCGGCGGTCTGCTCGGGCTGGCCGCGCACGGTTTCGCGCCGCTGAGCGACGGTATCGCGCAGGGCCCGGTCCCGTGGGTGGCGCTGGCGACGGGTGGATTCCTTCTGGCGGGCAAGCAGATCCCGGTCACGGACCTGGGAGCGCGACTGCTCGGCCGGGCGGTCTCCGTCACCGAGGTGGCGCAGCTCAAACGCTGA
- a CDS encoding response regulator transcription factor: MRVVIAEDAVLLRAGVIRLLADENIETVAAVDNGDDLLGAVKEHRPDLAIVDVRMPPTFTDEGLRAALGAREAIPGLPVLVLSQYVEESYAVELLSGGAGGVGYLLKERVADVGDFLDAVKRVAAGGTAIDPDVIAQLMARGRKNPLDALTARESEVLGLMAQGLSNTAIANSLVVSHGAVEKHIGNIFSKLGLEASSVEHRRVRAVLTYLGR, translated from the coding sequence ATGCGGGTCGTCATCGCCGAAGACGCTGTGCTGTTGCGCGCGGGGGTGATCCGACTGCTCGCCGACGAGAACATCGAGACCGTCGCCGCCGTGGACAACGGCGACGACCTGCTGGGCGCGGTCAAGGAGCACCGGCCGGATCTCGCGATCGTCGACGTGCGGATGCCGCCCACCTTCACCGACGAAGGCCTGCGCGCGGCGCTGGGTGCCCGTGAGGCCATCCCCGGTCTGCCCGTTCTCGTGCTTTCCCAGTACGTCGAAGAGAGTTACGCCGTCGAGCTGCTGTCCGGCGGCGCGGGCGGTGTCGGTTACCTGCTCAAGGAACGCGTCGCCGACGTCGGAGACTTCCTCGACGCGGTCAAACGTGTCGCCGCCGGCGGTACGGCCATCGACCCGGACGTCATCGCGCAGCTGATGGCCCGAGGCCGCAAGAACCCCCTCGACGCGCTCACCGCCCGCGAATCCGAGGTACTCGGCCTGATGGCGCAGGGCTTGTCGAACACCGCGATCGCGAACTCGCTCGTCGTCTCGCACGGCGCGGTCGAGAAGCACATCGGCAACATCTTCTCGAAGCTCGGTCTCGAAGCGAGTTCGGTGGAACACCGCCGGGTCCGCGCGGTGCTCACTTACTTAGGACGCTGA
- a CDS encoding sensor histidine kinase, with protein MTIDQQVHQVGIPRPRPLRSIVYMFVSFIFRLLQFILIIVGLAVGIGTAVVWIGFPILMATTNFIRWSGDRERGWARKMLETPLEPVERLPVEGLSLVKRWLTRLTDPTTWRDLAYLMVAFPLACVEFPIAIASIVLLPMAIWVTPWIGWLHGNLAYSLLGPNRTRKLEQKAEHLQASRARGVDAAEAERRRIERDLHDGAQQRLVAVAMSLGRAKSKFDQDPDAVRELIDEAHLDAKLAVSELRDLARGIYPAVLGDRGLDAALSAQAAKSPIHVDVEVTVEPRPPAAVETTAYFIVGETLTNIAKHSGATEAGVKVWRTDSMVIVEITDNGHGGAEVRPGGGLAGLADRAATIDGVITVVSPPGGPTVIRADLPCQW; from the coding sequence ATGACGATCGACCAGCAGGTACACCAGGTGGGGATCCCGCGGCCGCGGCCGTTGCGGTCGATCGTCTACATGTTCGTCAGCTTCATCTTCCGGCTGCTCCAGTTCATTTTGATCATCGTCGGCCTGGCGGTCGGCATCGGGACGGCGGTGGTGTGGATCGGCTTCCCGATCCTGATGGCCACGACCAACTTCATCCGCTGGTCCGGCGACCGGGAGCGGGGCTGGGCGCGGAAGATGCTCGAAACCCCGCTCGAGCCGGTCGAGCGCCTCCCCGTCGAAGGGCTTTCGCTGGTCAAGCGCTGGCTGACCCGGCTGACCGACCCGACGACGTGGCGCGACCTCGCCTACCTGATGGTGGCGTTCCCGCTGGCCTGCGTGGAGTTCCCGATCGCGATCGCGTCGATCGTGCTGCTGCCGATGGCGATCTGGGTGACCCCGTGGATCGGGTGGCTGCACGGCAACCTGGCGTACTCGCTACTCGGCCCGAACCGCACCCGGAAACTGGAGCAGAAGGCCGAACACCTGCAGGCATCGCGGGCTCGTGGTGTCGACGCCGCCGAGGCCGAACGCCGCCGCATCGAACGCGACCTGCACGACGGCGCCCAGCAGCGCCTGGTCGCGGTCGCGATGAGCCTGGGCCGCGCGAAGTCGAAGTTCGACCAGGACCCGGACGCCGTACGCGAACTGATCGACGAAGCGCACCTCGACGCCAAGCTGGCGGTGTCGGAACTGCGCGATCTCGCACGGGGCATCTACCCGGCCGTGCTCGGCGACCGCGGCCTCGACGCCGCGTTGTCCGCGCAGGCCGCGAAATCACCGATCCACGTCGACGTCGAGGTGACCGTCGAACCGCGACCGCCCGCCGCGGTCGAGACGACGGCGTACTTCATCGTCGGCGAGACGCTGACGAACATCGCGAAGCACTCGGGCGCGACCGAAGCGGGCGTGAAGGTGTGGCGCACCGACTCGATGGTGATCGTCGAAATCACCGACAACGGGCACGGCGGCGCCGAAGTACGGCCAGGTGGCGGCCTCGCCGGGCTCGCCGACCGCGCGGCCACGATCGACGGCGTGATCACCGTCGTCAGCCCGCCGGGTGGCCCGACCGTGATTCGCGCGGACCTGCCGTGCCAGTGGTGA
- a CDS encoding sensor domain-containing protein, with translation MSSLAAERELSRSDPSFGGSLAYLLMNLPMGIVAFALLMAFIWAGIGTAVVWIGLPILALVILAVRGAARMERARVYALLDRYIDLPYLPLPAAGQSVRWKARLKDGSTWRDLGYFFLLFPLGVIEFVLVAVFWSTSLGLAGLPIYYRFLPGGEYRFPNWDVPWFTVDSTVSALPWAALGVLCVALSVALTKALAGMHARLATALLGPTRAQRRRLEDSWGEVPTMSTVQG, from the coding sequence ATGAGTTCGCTAGCGGCCGAGCGGGAGCTGAGCAGGTCCGATCCGTCGTTCGGCGGCTCGCTCGCCTACCTGCTGATGAACCTGCCGATGGGCATCGTGGCGTTCGCGCTCCTGATGGCGTTCATCTGGGCGGGAATCGGCACGGCGGTCGTCTGGATCGGGTTGCCCATCCTCGCGCTGGTGATCCTGGCGGTCCGCGGCGCGGCCCGGATGGAGCGCGCCAGGGTGTACGCGCTGCTCGACCGCTACATCGACCTGCCGTACCTCCCGCTGCCCGCCGCCGGCCAGTCCGTGCGGTGGAAGGCACGGCTGAAGGACGGTTCGACCTGGCGCGACCTCGGCTACTTCTTCCTGCTCTTCCCGCTCGGGGTCATCGAGTTCGTGCTGGTCGCGGTGTTCTGGTCGACCAGTCTCGGCCTCGCGGGCCTGCCGATCTACTACCGCTTCCTGCCGGGCGGCGAGTACCGCTTCCCGAACTGGGACGTCCCGTGGTTCACCGTCGACTCGACGGTCTCGGCGTTGCCCTGGGCGGCTCTCGGCGTGTTGTGCGTCGCGCTGTCGGTAGCGTTGACGAAAGCGCTGGCCGGGATGCATGCCCGGCTGGCGACGGCGTTGCTCGGCCCGACCCGCGCCCAGCGCCGCCGCCTGGAGGATTCATGGGGCGAGGTTCCGACGATGAGCACGGTGCAGGGATGA
- the vsr gene encoding DNA mismatch endonuclease Vsr: MPGRGSVGTVIMADRAWKAPTGRTPAETTAEQDRAAGGRKGRMVDLGASRYARASVDLRLNRTATEVLARLRWSDGGKAHTHELGQVSRSTRARNLSEGWTIARNSGLVTTERLPSGSWASSAGARASMRGNRSRDTEPELALRRLLHRRGLRYRVSARPIVGSRRTADILFPKAKVAVFVDGCFWHGCPEHHRPSSVNSTFWRDKIEQNRKRDADTTAQLNTAGWTVIRAWEHEDPATTADLVEAAVRIRTSRADG, from the coding sequence ATGCCTGGACGAGGCAGTGTCGGCACAGTGATCATGGCGGACCGGGCGTGGAAGGCGCCGACAGGGCGCACCCCGGCCGAGACAACCGCCGAGCAGGACCGCGCGGCGGGTGGCAGGAAAGGCCGTATGGTCGATCTTGGTGCCAGCCGCTACGCCAGGGCATCGGTCGATCTGAGGCTCAACCGGACCGCGACAGAGGTGCTGGCACGCCTACGCTGGTCAGACGGCGGGAAGGCGCATACGCATGAGCTTGGCCAAGTGTCGCGATCGACCCGTGCTCGTAATCTTTCCGAAGGATGGACCATCGCACGTAACTCCGGGCTAGTCACAACGGAGCGGTTGCCGAGCGGGTCATGGGCGTCATCAGCAGGAGCGCGAGCATCGATGCGAGGCAATCGCAGCCGCGACACAGAGCCCGAATTGGCACTACGAAGGCTGCTGCATCGACGAGGCCTACGTTATCGAGTATCCGCCCGTCCGATCGTGGGCTCGCGCCGGACAGCGGACATCCTCTTCCCAAAGGCCAAGGTGGCGGTATTCGTGGATGGCTGCTTCTGGCACGGTTGCCCGGAGCATCACCGACCTTCGTCCGTGAACTCGACTTTCTGGCGAGACAAGATCGAACAGAACCGCAAACGTGACGCTGACACTACAGCCCAGCTGAACACCGCAGGTTGGACAGTGATCAGGGCGTGGGAGCACGAAGACCCGGCGACGACCGCAGACCTGGTCGAAGCCGCGGTGCGGATACGGACGTCGAGAGCTGACGGCTAG
- a CDS encoding DNA cytosine methyltransferase, with amino-acid sequence MADRTSVELFAGGGGLAMAVHRAGFRPLLLNEFARHACDTLEANGAKPRGEDEWVPELGQPWPLVAGDVQKLRLTYLNGRVDVLAGGPPCQPFSLGGVAKGDEDRRNMFPELFRAIREIQPKAVICENVRGLLRPSFKPYFEYILRELSLPFLERDPDSNWETHDAVLRETDLASVDPTKRYDVVMTPVNAADYGVPQIRNRVIIAAFRADLGVNLDRFRDLVRPTHSEAALFRSIRDGHYWERHPDVPKHVRDRVEATLPGTIPVDELSPWRTLRDAVNGDGDNGPLPKIPWNRLDRREYHVGGFTDHVGWPDARIYPGHTPNVMDRPAKTVKAGVHGVPGGESVLLTDERVKDETDPSGYRYRHRYMTVRETARVMTFPDDWKLSGPRGEKMRQLGNAVPVLLGQVFAEAVAGCLDEAVSAQ; translated from the coding sequence ATGGCAGACCGGACCTCGGTGGAACTATTCGCCGGGGGTGGAGGGTTGGCCATGGCCGTGCACAGGGCAGGCTTCCGGCCACTCTTGCTCAATGAGTTCGCCCGACACGCTTGCGACACGCTGGAGGCGAACGGAGCGAAACCTCGCGGTGAGGATGAATGGGTTCCGGAGCTCGGCCAACCGTGGCCGCTAGTGGCCGGGGACGTGCAGAAGCTTCGGCTGACCTACTTGAACGGCAGGGTCGATGTGCTCGCCGGAGGCCCGCCCTGTCAACCGTTCAGCCTGGGCGGAGTAGCCAAGGGGGACGAGGATCGGCGCAACATGTTCCCTGAACTGTTCCGCGCCATCCGGGAGATCCAGCCAAAGGCCGTCATCTGTGAGAATGTGCGCGGCTTGCTGAGGCCGTCGTTCAAACCTTACTTCGAATATATCCTGCGTGAGCTCAGCCTGCCGTTCCTGGAGCGGGACCCCGATTCGAACTGGGAAACCCACGACGCCGTCCTGCGAGAGACCGACCTCGCCTCAGTCGACCCGACCAAACGCTACGACGTGGTCATGACTCCGGTCAACGCTGCGGACTATGGCGTTCCCCAAATCCGCAACCGGGTGATCATCGCGGCCTTCCGCGCGGATCTCGGTGTGAACCTCGACAGGTTCCGAGACCTTGTTCGCCCCACCCACTCGGAAGCCGCGCTCTTCAGGTCGATCCGCGACGGGCACTACTGGGAGCGGCATCCCGACGTACCCAAGCACGTGCGCGACCGCGTAGAGGCGACTCTGCCGGGAACGATTCCCGTGGATGAACTGTCGCCATGGCGGACGCTACGTGACGCTGTGAACGGCGATGGCGACAACGGGCCATTGCCAAAGATCCCTTGGAATCGCCTCGACCGGCGGGAGTACCACGTGGGTGGTTTCACTGACCACGTCGGGTGGCCAGACGCTCGGATCTACCCCGGTCACACTCCGAACGTTATGGACAGGCCGGCCAAGACCGTCAAAGCGGGGGTGCACGGCGTGCCCGGCGGCGAGTCCGTACTTCTCACCGATGAACGTGTCAAGGACGAGACAGACCCCAGCGGCTACCGCTACCGCCACCGGTATATGACCGTCCGTGAGACCGCGCGAGTCATGACCTTTCCCGACGACTGGAAACTCAGCGGGCCACGTGGCGAGAAGATGCGCCAACTGGGTAACGCGGTGCCGGTCCTGCTCGGGCAGGTGTTCGCCGAGGCGGTAGCCGGATGCCTGGACGAGGCAGTGTCGGCACAGTGA